The Geobacillus genomosp. 3 genome segment AGGCGCTGAAAATTTTAGTGGAAGACTGGGGGGCGCTGCGCGGTAAGCTCGTCTCGTTTGATCTTTGGACGAACGAATATGCAGCCATTCGCATTGATGCGGTGAAAAGGGATGACTGTCCGACGTGCGGTCATGATCCGTCTTATCCGTTTCTCTCTTATGAGCAACAAACGAAGACCGCCGTGCTGTGCGGACGCGATTCCGTGCAAATCCGCCCCCCTTCCCGGCGTCAGTACGATTTGGATGAATTGGCGGTGCTGTTTCGCCGCCAAGGGCTGCAGGCCGAAGCAAACCCGTATCTCGTTTCTGTTTCGCTTGACGACAAGCGGCTCGTCGTATTTGGCGACGGCCGTGCGCTCGTGCACGGCACGAAAGATGTGCAAGAGGCAAAAACGATTTATTACCGGTATTTAGGGTGAAACCGGGACAAGAAGAGAGCATCTTTGAGCGCTATGGAATGGGGATGTCCATGCAAGGCGGGCATCCCCGTCTTCTATGTCACCAAACTGTCAAAAAACGTTCTTTCTTTTCCTGCTTCTCCCGCTTGTCAATATGATACGATTAAGGCGGGAGGGGAAGATGAATGGCCGAGTGGTCCGTTACGCTTAATATCGCTTCATTGTTGGTGCTTGTGTATTTTATCGGCTCTTGTTGGCTTGAATCGTAAAACGCGTCGGTGTGTTCCGACGTGTTTTATTTTTATCATCCCGCGTCGGGAAGCCCCCCATTTTCACCCGCAAGGGCAAGTGGGGGGATGAATCGGGATTCGTCGTCGATCTTCCTCTTGCTCCAACAGAGCAGAAAGTGTAAAGCTGCACCGCGGGATGCGTGGAGATGGCTTGGTTGACAGCCTGATGTGGGGCGGGGGTTCCTAACATCTCCCATCTCTAAGCGTATGCGCAGGTGGGAGAGCGTTCAAATGGAAATATAATCCGTCGGCTGTAGCCAGTTGGCAAAAAATTTGGTATATTTAAAGTAAGGGGACGAAAACCGACTGCGGATGCCACGTGCAGCCGTTCCCATCCAGTGAAGCAAACTTTGTTTTCGCAGGCATGTTTCGGTGAAAAAATGGATATGAATAACATAGTCATGTTCCTATAGGAGTGTGAAGATTCATTGGAAGAGTGGCCGTTAAGGTTGTTCGGTTGGTTTTTTCTTTTTCTGCTCGTAAACGCATTGTTCGCTTCGGCCGAGGCGGCATTTTCATCGGCAAGCAAACCACGGTTAAAGCATCATGCGGAAGAGCATCCACACCATAAGCGTCTTCAGGCGGTGATCGAACAACTCGATCGCGTGTTGTTGACGCTCGCGATTGCCAACCGTCTGACGAGCATCACGGCGGTCGCGCTGTTTATTTATATCGCTGCTTCACTGCTTGGGGAACAGACCGGTTTATTTGTCTCCATTGCGGTCATGACGATTTTGTCCGTTGTCTTCGGTGAAGTTTTGCCAAAATCGATGGCGAAAGAGCAGGCAGAGCCGCTCGCGATTCGGTATGCCAGCCTCGCCTACGGGCTGATGAAACTAATGGCCCCCATCACGGTATTGTTTGAAGCCATGGGGGAACGAATCGCCCGGCGGTTCACCAACGGGGCTGCCGCGCCGGCCGTCACGGAGGAAGATATTAAAGTGATGGTCGAGTTGAGTGAAGAAGAAGGGGTTATTGACAACAAGGAAAAAGAACTGATTCAACGTTCGCTCGATTTTGATGAAATTTTAGTCGAAGAAATTTTCACACCGCGCGCCGATATGGTGGCGGTTGAGGTGAATCAGTCGATTGAAGAGATTCGCGATGTGTTTTTGGAAGAAAGGTACTCCCGCATTCCGGTATATGAAGGGGATATCGATAATGTCATCGGCATTTTGTCGGAAAGCGACTTTTTTAGCGAGCTTATCCAAAAACGCAACGTGCGTATCCGTGAGTTGTTGCGTCAGCCGCTGTTTGTTGTCGAGTCGATGAAAGTGTCTGATTTGTTGCCGGAACTGCAAAAAAGCAAAGTGCACATGGCGATCGTCGTCGATGAGTTCGGCGGCACGGCCGGCTTGATTACGCTCGAGGATATCATCGAACAAATCGTCGGCGAAATATGGGATGAGCATGACGAAGCAGTGAAAACGGTGCGCCAAATTGATGAGCATAGTTTTGAATTCAGCGCCGAGCTGCCGCTTGATGAATTTTGTGAAGTGATGAAGATCGACGTGCCGGAAAGCGAATCGCATACGTTGGGCGGCTGGATTTTTGAAATGTTTGAGCGCATTCCGGCAGTGGGCGAAACGTTGCAGTACGGTCCATTGACGTTGACCGTCCGTCAAGTTGATAACCGGCGCATTCGCAAAGTGCTTGTCTCTTTGAGCCAACCGCTCGCCGAGCAGGCGGGAGGCATATAACGACGAGATAAAAGAGCCCCAGGCTGACTTGCCTGGGGCTCTGGCCATCTATTATGAAGTTGTCTGCAGAATGGTTATTGAACGTTGCCAAATTGGCCGCCCAGTTGTTGTTGGGCCATCGCTACAAGGCGTTTCGTAATTTCCCCACCGACTGAACCGTTCGCGCGGGAAGTCGTATCAGCGCCAAGGTTGACACCAAACTCTTGAGCGATCTCGAATTTCATTTGGTCGATGGCTTGTTGAGCGCCAGCGACTAACAGTTGATTATTGTTATTGTTGCGTGCCATAGTTGATCATCTCCTCTTGTAAATTTTGATGGCTGGGTTGGCTGGATTTGCACCAGCGCCGCACGCCGTAAGGCGCGCTGCCAAGCTTGGCTGAACCCAACGTCCACCCGCTTTTGCTTTCGCCAGCATAGGTATTGCGGCGGGTGGCCTGTTTTGCCGGCGGTACTCATAGTTTGGTTCGCTTTTAGTCCGTTATTCACCATGGTTATATGGTAATTTTTAACGTTTTAACGTCGTCATCATTAGGGAATATGTAAAATAAGGAGCATCTTAGAGGAGGAAGCAGCATGAATGTATGCCCGCTTTGCAACGGGCTGCGCCGGATGACAGTGTACTGCAGCTACTGCCGACAGCCGATGGAGGACCAAGGAAAAGTTACTGACTATTTGGACGATTACAGCCCGTATATGGACACGGATGTCATGAAGCTTGTCGACGGTTATCCGCGCACGTATTTGAACCGCGAATGTGTCCATTTGTTTTACTGCCCGCACTGCCGGGAAGAGGAAGTGCGCTTTATTAAAGAATAGGCTCTAGCGCAACGCTAGAGCCTGATGGATCTACATAGAAACAAATGAGGGCTTACTTGTCGTCTGCAGCCCGAATGCGCCGCTCCGTTTCGACGTCAAAGAAATGCGCTTTGTTCATATCAAGTGCAAGATCGAGGCGGTGCCCCGGCTTGATTTCGGTGCGCGCGTCAATACGGGCGACAAACTCTTGGCCATCGATGTTGGAGTAAATCATCGATTCGGCACCGAGCAACTCAGCGACTTCGACGTGGGCTTTAATTTTTGTCGCAGGCGATGCCTCTAAGAAGAGTGGCTCATCGTGAATGTCTTCCGGGCGGATCCCTAAAATGACTTCCTTGCCGATATACCCTTGATCGCGCAATACTTTCATTTTTCCTTCCGGCACGCCAAATGACGTTTGGCCAACGACAAACTTGCCGTCTTGCAGCGTCCCTCTAATAAAGTTCATCGCAGGCGAGCCGATAAAGCCGCCGACGAAGATGTTTTCCGGTTTCTCATACACTTCGCGCGGCGTTCCGACTTGCTGGATGACGCCGTCTTTCATGACGACAAGGCGGGTTGCCATCGTCATCGCTTCCGTTTGGTCGTGGGTGACGTAAATCGTTGTCGTTTCAAGACGCTGATGGAGTTTGGCGATTTCCGAGCGCATTTGCACGCGCAATTTGGCGTCCAAGTTTGAAAGAGGTTCGTCCATTAAAAATACTTTCGCATCGCGGACGATGGCGCGTCCTAACGCCACGCGTTGCCGCTGTCCGCCGGAGAGTGCCTTTGGCTTACGGTCTAAATATTGCTCGAGTCCGAGGATGCGCGCCGCCTCGCGGACGCGTTTCTCGATTTCCGCTTTCGGGAATTTGCGCAGCTTTAAGCCGAATGCCATGTTGTCATAAACGCTCATATGCGGGTAAAGAGCATAGTTTTGGAACACCATGGCGATGTCCCGATCTTTCGGCGGCACATCGTTCATCCGCCTGCCATCGATATACAGATCGCCTTTTGAAATTTCCTCAAGACCGGCGACCATTCGCAATGTCGTCGATTTGCCGCAGCCGGACGGACCGACAAAGACGATAAACTCCTTATCTTGAATATGTAAGTTGAAGTCTTTAACGGCGGTGACATTGTTGTCGTAAATTTTGTAAATATGGTCAAGAACGAGTTCTGCCATCATGAATCCTCCTGTCATTGAAATCGCTTTCTCCTAGTACTAGTCTATAGAAAAATACGAACATTCGTAAATGGACAAGGTGCACAAAAAATGCCGCCCGTTTTCGGCGACATGCCGGGACGGCCCAGCGGCTGTTAAGTGCGGCGGCGGTGCAAAATGGCCAAATAGATCGCCGCAGCCCCTTTAAATCGCTTGATGTCAATACCCGTTTGCTCCGTCCATTTATCGATTCGATATTGCAAACTGTTGCGGTGCATGTACAGCTTTTTCGCCGCCATGGAGACGTTTAAATTACATTGCAAAAATGTCTCCATCGCTCGTATTTCGTCTTCATCAAATCCATCGAGAAACGATAAGATCCGCTCGGTCGTATCCCTCCTGCCATCGCCAAGGAGAGGAAGAGGGATGGCATCTTCCCATTCGTACACCGTTTGTTTCGGCCAAAAGCGCCGGGCGGCGGAAAAGCATTCTTTTTCAAGAAGAAACGATTCATATAGCCGATCATCGACAGGGCGAGTCGGACCGATGAATAAATGGATTGTAGCGTAAAAATCGGCAGCGAGCGCGTCGGCCATTTCTGCCAACAGCGGCGGTTTGGCTGTCCGTTTTTGCCTGGCTT includes the following:
- a CDS encoding hemolysin family protein; amino-acid sequence: MEEWPLRLFGWFFLFLLVNALFASAEAAFSSASKPRLKHHAEEHPHHKRLQAVIEQLDRVLLTLAIANRLTSITAVALFIYIAASLLGEQTGLFVSIAVMTILSVVFGEVLPKSMAKEQAEPLAIRYASLAYGLMKLMAPITVLFEAMGERIARRFTNGAAAPAVTEEDIKVMVELSEEEGVIDNKEKELIQRSLDFDEILVEEIFTPRADMVAVEVNQSIEEIRDVFLEERYSRIPVYEGDIDNVIGILSESDFFSELIQKRNVRIRELLRQPLFVVESMKVSDLLPELQKSKVHMAIVVDEFGGTAGLITLEDIIEQIVGEIWDEHDEAVKTVRQIDEHSFEFSAELPLDEFCEVMKIDVPESESHTLGGWIFEMFERIPAVGETLQYGPLTLTVRQVDNRRIRKVLVSLSQPLAEQAGGI
- a CDS encoding alpha/beta-type small acid-soluble spore protein → MARNNNNNQLLVAGAQQAIDQMKFEIAQEFGVNLGADTTSRANGSVGGEITKRLVAMAQQQLGGQFGNVQ
- a CDS encoding ABC transporter ATP-binding protein, encoding MAELVLDHIYKIYDNNVTAVKDFNLHIQDKEFIVFVGPSGCGKSTTLRMVAGLEEISKGDLYIDGRRMNDVPPKDRDIAMVFQNYALYPHMSVYDNMAFGLKLRKFPKAEIEKRVREAARILGLEQYLDRKPKALSGGQRQRVALGRAIVRDAKVFLMDEPLSNLDAKLRVQMRSEIAKLHQRLETTTIYVTHDQTEAMTMATRLVVMKDGVIQQVGTPREVYEKPENIFVGGFIGSPAMNFIRGTLQDGKFVVGQTSFGVPEGKMKVLRDQGYIGKEVILGIRPEDIHDEPLFLEASPATKIKAHVEVAELLGAESMIYSNIDGQEFVARIDARTEIKPGHRLDLALDMNKAHFFDVETERRIRAADDK
- a CDS encoding PucR family transcriptional regulator, whose translation is MLKELKLLYEEDIVINGQPEDPEAYEWFYTADGDEIGIAKQRLTKRERQLLALFLIPADHRRERESEEERAWKRWMASGDPAAPAMLAAPYCRLIHFIVNRPITDKIEFAETIRDLFDSPVTIVWNKDKGGLIIEARQKRTAKPPLLAEMADALAADFYATIHLFIGPTRPVDDRLYESFLLEKECFSAARRFWPKQTVYEWEDAIPLPLLGDGRRDTTERILSFLDGFDEDEIRAMETFLQCNLNVSMAAKKLYMHRNSLQYRIDKWTEQTGIDIKRFKGAAAIYLAILHRRRT